In Vibrio japonicus, the following are encoded in one genomic region:
- a CDS encoding response regulator, translating into MSYPILICDDSALARKQMARSLPPTLNADITFAEHGLDALNKLECSKFKLMFLDLTMPVLDGFETLEAIRDRGIDISVIVVSGDIQPKAKERVLALGAKGFIQKPINKDELKELLRSFIEPTPRPTITSSTVELPALRRRDVYMEVANVSIGRAADALARHFDVFVNLPLPNVNIFEVSELHMALRDLTQNNQVSGVCQGFSGEGIAGEALVLLSDTSVSELKKLMKVPTETDELEELELLMDVSNILVGSFLNGLGEQAEVRFFQSSPVLLGQHISVDSVIESTSGSFNKTMTFEVSYNIDGSSIRCDLLFMFVDESLPLLDNKLAYLMEEF; encoded by the coding sequence ATGTCTTATCCTATCCTCATATGTGATGATTCCGCTTTAGCAAGAAAGCAAATGGCTCGCTCACTCCCGCCAACGCTGAATGCGGATATCACATTCGCAGAGCATGGCTTGGATGCCTTAAACAAGCTGGAATGCTCTAAGTTTAAGCTGATGTTTCTCGACCTTACTATGCCCGTGCTGGATGGATTCGAAACATTGGAAGCGATTCGTGATCGTGGGATTGATATTTCCGTTATTGTTGTCTCTGGAGATATACAGCCCAAAGCTAAAGAACGAGTATTGGCACTGGGTGCTAAGGGGTTTATTCAAAAGCCTATCAATAAAGATGAGCTTAAAGAACTCCTCCGTTCTTTTATTGAACCCACACCAAGGCCAACTATCACCTCTTCTACGGTTGAGCTTCCGGCCCTTCGCCGACGTGATGTTTATATGGAAGTCGCCAACGTATCAATAGGGCGAGCGGCTGACGCACTGGCACGACACTTTGATGTTTTCGTGAACTTACCCTTACCGAATGTGAATATTTTTGAAGTGAGTGAGCTTCACATGGCGCTAAGGGATCTGACACAAAATAATCAAGTATCCGGCGTCTGTCAGGGATTCAGTGGGGAAGGTATTGCCGGTGAAGCATTGGTTTTGCTCAGTGATACTAGTGTGTCAGAGCTTAAAAAATTGATGAAGGTGCCAACAGAAACCGACGAACTGGAAGAGCTTGAGTTATTAATGGATGTCTCTAATATTCTGGTGGGTTCTTTCCTCAATGGGTTGGGGGAGCAGGCAGAAGTTCGTTTTTTCCAAAGCTCACCTGTGCTTCTTGGTCAGCATATCTCGGTTGATTCCGTTATTGAATCTACCTCTGGCTCGTTCAATAAAACGATGACGTTCGAAGTGAGTTACAACATTGATGGCAGTTCAATCCGTTGCGATCTACTGTTTATGTTTGTTGATGAGTCACTGCCATTACTGGACAACAAATTGGCCTACTTGATGGAGGAATTCTGA
- a CDS encoding PAS domain-containing protein, producing MLTLPAEFEQFHWMVDMVHNVDLGLIVIDRDYTVQVWNGFMTHHSGIQPHDAIGKSLFELFPEIPQEWFRLKTKPVYDLGCRSFITWQQRPYLFKCRNVRPVTQQADFMYQNITLNPMRTPTGEVRTLFLSIQDATAEALISLKK from the coding sequence ATGTTAACTCTACCAGCCGAGTTTGAGCAGTTTCACTGGATGGTGGACATGGTTCACAATGTTGACTTAGGGCTAATCGTGATTGATAGGGATTATACTGTGCAGGTGTGGAATGGTTTTATGACTCACCACAGTGGAATCCAACCGCATGATGCAATAGGAAAATCATTATTTGAGTTGTTTCCTGAAATTCCTCAGGAGTGGTTTAGATTAAAAACCAAACCTGTTTATGATCTCGGTTGCCGAAGTTTTATTACTTGGCAGCAGAGGCCTTATTTATTTAAATGCCGTAATGTTCGTCCGGTCACACAGCAAGCGGATTTCATGTACCAGAATATAACCTTGAACCCGATGAGAACACCGACTGGAGAAGTACGAACGCTGTTCTTATCCATTCAAGACGCGACGGCTGAGGCGCTTATCTCCCTAAAGAAGTGA
- a CDS encoding NAD(P)H-hydrate dehydratase — protein MTLPKGLYTAKQVKEGEAAAAEKSGFSLYELMEQAGAATYSVLKCSYPNAQHISVLCGAGNNGGDGFVVARLAKQDGLSVDLILTVEEARLQGDAKRAMQAWRDMGEAIQPISKMSSALQRADVIVDGILGTGLSGQVRAHISQLIDEINGSDKPVVAIDVPSGLCADTGTELGNSICANHTVTFIALKRGLVTGNARNCVGKLHFSGLNVEEEFSSLFPSNIALLSLDELVSSIPRRRATAHKGNHGRLLCIGGNQGYSGAIRLCSYSAARIGAGLVSCFSHPASTMAIQVACPEVMSTLWQGDFDALTSKLATQNAVAFGPGLGTDAWAQSLFCAVQASSLPKVVDADGLNLLAQKPNNDARRIITPHPAEAARLLHCSTAEVEADRYLAVQKLQRKYGGVVVLKGAGTLVFDGQHCSVCISGNPGMATGGMGDVLTGIIGGLLAQGLNTSEAARLGVQIHSQAADVIAAREGVIGLLASDVIPEARRLLNFPH, from the coding sequence ATGACTTTACCCAAGGGATTGTACACCGCAAAGCAGGTAAAAGAGGGCGAAGCTGCAGCCGCAGAAAAATCTGGTTTTTCCCTTTATGAGCTTATGGAACAAGCGGGAGCAGCCACCTATAGCGTACTCAAGTGCAGCTATCCAAATGCACAACATATCTCCGTATTGTGTGGAGCCGGTAACAATGGCGGTGATGGGTTTGTTGTTGCTCGTTTAGCTAAGCAAGATGGGTTGAGCGTTGATCTGATATTGACGGTCGAAGAAGCACGATTGCAAGGTGATGCCAAACGCGCGATGCAGGCATGGAGAGATATGGGGGAAGCAATTCAACCTATATCGAAAATGAGTTCTGCGTTGCAGCGCGCCGACGTTATTGTGGATGGCATACTGGGTACTGGATTATCTGGTCAGGTGCGTGCACACATCAGCCAATTGATTGATGAGATTAATGGCAGTGACAAGCCTGTGGTGGCGATTGATGTCCCCTCCGGCCTCTGTGCTGATACGGGCACCGAGTTAGGCAATAGTATCTGTGCAAACCACACGGTCACATTCATTGCTTTGAAACGAGGGCTAGTTACCGGAAACGCACGCAATTGCGTCGGTAAACTCCATTTCTCAGGTCTAAATGTCGAAGAAGAGTTCTCTTCATTGTTTCCGTCCAATATAGCGTTGCTTTCACTAGATGAGCTTGTCTCAAGCATTCCCCGCAGACGAGCCACCGCGCACAAAGGCAACCACGGCCGATTGCTATGTATAGGCGGAAATCAAGGCTATAGTGGCGCGATTCGATTGTGCTCTTACTCAGCAGCCAGGATAGGCGCTGGATTAGTCAGCTGTTTTTCTCATCCAGCTTCAACAATGGCGATTCAAGTCGCTTGTCCGGAAGTGATGTCAACGCTTTGGCAAGGGGATTTTGATGCCCTTACTTCTAAGTTAGCTACACAAAACGCGGTTGCTTTTGGGCCAGGATTAGGAACGGACGCGTGGGCACAATCCTTGTTTTGCGCTGTGCAAGCGAGTTCTCTTCCAAAGGTGGTTGACGCCGATGGATTGAACCTTTTGGCACAAAAGCCCAATAATGATGCACGTCGAATCATTACCCCTCACCCCGCTGAGGCCGCAAGGCTGCTACATTGTTCGACAGCAGAAGTAGAAGCAGACAGATACCTAGCTGTACAAAAATTGCAGCGTAAATACGGAGGTGTTGTAGTCCTCAAGGGGGCAGGTACTCTGGTATTTGATGGTCAGCACTGCAGTGTGTGTATCTCTGGCAATCCAGGAATGGCAACGGGCGGTATGGGTGACGTGCTGACAGGCATTATCGGTGGATTGCTTGCGCAAGGGTTAAATACGAGCGAAGCAGCGAGACTTGGGGTTCAAATTCATAGCCAGGCTGCTGATGTCATTGCAGCGAGGGAAGGCGTGATCGGATTACTTGCTAGCGACGTTATCCCGGAAGCTCGCCGTTTGCTTAATTTTCCTCACTGA
- the thrS gene encoding threonine--tRNA ligase — translation MPIITLPDGSQRQFDNPVSTLEVAQSIGPGLAKATIAGRVNGNRVDACDLIEEDANLEIITVKDDVDGLEIVRHSCAHLLGHAIKQLYPEAKMAIGPTIDSGFYYDIDLEQSLTQEDLEKIEKRMLELAKTKYQVIKKKVSWQEARDTFESRGESYKIEILDENVARDDRPGLYHHEEYIDMCRGPHVPHMGFCQHFTLLNVAGAYWRGNSDNKMLQRIYGTAFHDKKALKAHLTRLEEAAKRDHRKIGKQLDLFHMQQEAPGMVFWHHNGWSIFRDLEVFVREKLTEYDYQEVKGPLIMDRVLWERSGHWDKYADAMFTTASENRDYALKPMNCPGHVQIFNQGLKSYRDLPLRMAEFGSCHRNEPSGALHGIMRVRGFTQDDAHIFCTESQIQDEVTGCIKMVYDTYQTFGFDNIVVKLSTRPEKRVGSDEIWDQSEEALKQSLEAMDIPYEIQEGEGAFYGPKIEFTLYDCLDRAWQCGTVQLDFNLPGRLGASYVDENNERQVPVMIHRAILGSLERFIGILIEEYFGFFPTWLSPEQAVVMNITDKQSDYAQEVARKLQKVGIRAKADLRNEKIGFKIREHTLKRVPYMLVCGDQEMEAGEIAVRTRKGKDLGKFKVDDFISYIQDEISSRKLNLEE, via the coding sequence ATGCCAATTATTACTCTTCCTGACGGCAGTCAGCGTCAATTTGACAACCCAGTTTCTACTCTTGAAGTCGCTCAATCTATCGGTCCTGGTCTTGCTAAAGCAACCATCGCTGGTCGTGTAAACGGCAACCGTGTTGATGCATGTGATCTTATTGAAGAAGATGCAAATCTTGAAATCATCACTGTGAAAGATGATGTTGATGGACTGGAAATCGTACGCCACTCATGTGCGCACTTGTTAGGTCACGCGATCAAACAATTGTACCCTGAAGCAAAAATGGCGATCGGTCCAACCATCGACAGCGGTTTTTACTACGATATCGACTTAGAGCAATCTCTTACGCAAGAAGATCTAGAAAAGATTGAAAAGCGCATGCTAGAGCTGGCTAAGACTAAGTACCAAGTTATCAAGAAAAAGGTAAGCTGGCAGGAAGCGCGTGATACGTTTGAGTCACGTGGCGAATCATACAAAATTGAAATCTTGGACGAAAACGTTGCTCGCGATGATCGTCCAGGTCTATACCACCACGAAGAATACATCGACATGTGTCGTGGCCCTCACGTACCGCACATGGGCTTCTGTCAGCACTTCACGCTACTTAATGTAGCTGGTGCTTATTGGCGTGGTAACAGCGATAACAAGATGCTTCAGCGTATCTACGGTACTGCGTTCCACGACAAGAAAGCTCTAAAAGCGCACCTGACGCGTCTTGAAGAAGCAGCGAAGCGTGACCACCGTAAAATCGGTAAGCAGCTGGACCTCTTCCATATGCAGCAAGAAGCACCGGGTATGGTCTTCTGGCACCACAATGGTTGGTCGATTTTCCGTGATCTAGAAGTTTTCGTTCGTGAAAAACTGACTGAATACGACTACCAAGAAGTAAAAGGTCCTCTAATCATGGACCGAGTGCTTTGGGAACGTTCTGGTCACTGGGACAAATACGCAGATGCGATGTTTACAACGGCTTCAGAGAACCGTGATTACGCTCTGAAACCAATGAACTGTCCTGGTCACGTACAGATCTTTAACCAAGGTCTAAAATCGTACCGCGATCTACCGCTACGTATGGCGGAATTTGGTTCTTGTCACCGTAACGAGCCTTCTGGCGCATTACACGGCATTATGCGTGTACGTGGTTTCACTCAGGACGATGCTCACATCTTCTGTACTGAGAGCCAAATCCAAGACGAAGTGACGGGTTGTATCAAGATGGTTTACGATACATACCAGACTTTCGGTTTTGACAATATCGTCGTTAAGCTGTCAACACGCCCAGAAAAACGTGTTGGTTCGGACGAAATTTGGGATCAATCAGAAGAAGCACTTAAGCAATCTCTTGAAGCGATGGATATCCCATACGAGATTCAAGAAGGCGAAGGCGCATTCTACGGTCCTAAGATTGAATTCACGCTATATGACTGTTTAGATCGTGCTTGGCAGTGTGGTACTGTGCAGCTAGACTTTAACCTACCGGGACGTCTAGGTGCATCTTATGTGGATGAGAACAACGAACGTCAAGTTCCTGTAATGATCCACCGTGCGATTTTAGGTTCACTTGAACGTTTCATCGGTATTTTGATCGAAGAGTACTTTGGTTTCTTCCCTACGTGGTTGTCACCAGAGCAGGCTGTTGTCATGAATATTACTGACAAACAGTCTGATTATGCTCAGGAAGTTGCTCGAAAACTGCAAAAAGTTGGAATTAGAGCAAAAGCGGACTTGAGAAATGAGAAGATAGGCTTTAAAATCCGCGAACACACTTTGAAGCGCGTACCGTATATGCTGGTTTGTGGTGACCAAGAAATGGAAGCTGGCGAAATTGCAGTACGTACTCGTAAAGGTAAAGATCTCGGTAAGTTTAAAGTGGATGATTTTATTTCGTACATCCAAGACGAGATCTCTAGCCGTAAGCTCAATCTGGAGGAATAA
- the infC gene encoding translation initiation factor IF-3 — protein sequence MRGVREVRLTGADGESVGVVSIQEAVAAAEEAGMDLVEISPNAEPPVCRVMDYGKFLFEKSKAAKEQKKKQKQIQIKEIKFRPGTDIGDYQVKLRNLTRFLEEGNKVKVTIRFRGREMAHQDIGVDVLKRLKEDTAELAVVESFPSRIEGRQMIMVLAPKKK from the coding sequence ATCCGTGGCGTACGTGAAGTTAGACTTACAGGCGCTGACGGTGAATCAGTTGGTGTCGTATCGATCCAAGAAGCGGTTGCTGCAGCTGAAGAAGCTGGTATGGACCTTGTAGAAATCAGTCCAAATGCTGAGCCACCAGTTTGTCGTGTGATGGACTATGGCAAATTCCTCTTTGAAAAGAGCAAAGCTGCAAAAGAGCAGAAGAAAAAGCAAAAACAGATCCAGATTAAGGAAATCAAATTCCGTCCTGGAACTGATATTGGAGACTATCAGGTAAAACTACGCAACCTGACGCGTTTCCTTGAAGAAGGCAACAAAGTGAAGGTAACAATTCGCTTCCGTGGCCGAGAAATGGCACACCAAGACATCGGTGTCGACGTTCTTAAACGCTTGAAAGAAGATACTGCAGAACTAGCTGTAGTTGAATCATTCCCAAGTCGTATTGAAGGTCGCCAGATGATCATGGTTCTTGCCCCTAAAAAGAAGTAA
- the rpmI gene encoding 50S ribosomal protein L35 translates to MPKMKTNKGAAKRFKKTAGGIKYKHATKRHILTKRTTKNKRQLRPNAILPKCEVAAVIRMLPYA, encoded by the coding sequence ATGCCTAAGATGAAAACCAACAAAGGTGCTGCTAAGCGTTTCAAGAAAACTGCTGGTGGTATTAAGTACAAGCACGCTACAAAACGTCACATCCTGACTAAGCGTACTACTAAGAACAAGCGTCAACTACGTCCAAATGCAATCCTTCCTAAATGTGAAGTGGCTGCAGTAATCCGTATGTTGCCATACGCTTAA
- the rplT gene encoding 50S ribosomal protein L20: MPRVKRGVQARARHKKVLKQAKGYYGARSRVYRVAFQAVTKAGQYAYRDRRNKKRQFRQLWIARINAASRQNGLSYSRFINGLKKASIEIDRKILADIAVFDKAAFAVLVEKAKTAL, translated from the coding sequence ATGCCTCGCGTAAAACGTGGTGTACAAGCTCGTGCACGTCATAAGAAAGTTCTAAAACAAGCTAAAGGTTACTACGGTGCACGTTCACGTGTTTACCGCGTAGCTTTCCAAGCAGTTACCAAAGCTGGTCAATACGCTTACCGTGACCGTCGCAACAAGAAACGTCAATTCCGTCAACTATGGATTGCACGTATCAACGCTGCATCTCGTCAAAATGGTCTATCTTACAGCCGTTTCATCAACGGTCTTAAGAAAGCATCTATCGAGATCGACCGTAAGATTCTTGCTGACATCGCAGTATTCGACAAAGCTGCATTTGCAGTTCTAGTTGAGAAAGCGAAAACTGCTCTTTAA
- a CDS encoding integron integrase yields MKSQFLLSVKEHMHARHYATKTIKAYILWITKYIAFHNMQHPSKLNETHVEVFLTHLAVKDRVAAKTQALALNAINFLYREYFRTPLSMEMKFQKSLLDRKLPEVLTRDELRRFLTHIDPRYKLHIMLLYGSGLRVMECVRLRIQDIDYHYNAVRVWQGKGGKNRIVTLAKEAIPLLKEQEALTLRYYKKDLNYPGYAGVWIRPSLQKKYPGAEMDFNWHYLFPSTRLSQDFESGLTRRHHINEAAIQRAVKRSSKDAGITKSVTCHTLRHSFATHLLESGADIRTVQEQLGHSDVKTTQIYTHVLERGGSGVISPLSTL; encoded by the coding sequence ATGAAAAGCCAATTCTTACTCAGTGTTAAAGAACACATGCATGCTCGTCATTATGCCACTAAAACGATCAAAGCTTATATTCTATGGATCACTAAATACATTGCGTTCCACAACATGCAACACCCTTCTAAGTTAAATGAAACTCATGTTGAGGTGTTTCTCACGCACTTAGCAGTGAAAGATCGGGTTGCTGCGAAAACTCAGGCTCTTGCGCTTAATGCGATAAATTTTCTTTACAGGGAGTACTTTCGGACACCTCTATCAATGGAAATGAAATTCCAAAAATCGCTTCTTGATAGAAAATTACCAGAAGTGTTAACACGTGATGAGCTTAGGCGCTTTTTGACTCACATTGACCCACGATACAAGCTCCATATCATGTTGCTATACGGCTCGGGCCTTAGAGTAATGGAGTGTGTTAGGTTGAGAATCCAAGATATTGATTATCACTATAACGCAGTGAGAGTCTGGCAGGGTAAGGGGGGCAAAAACAGAATAGTCACGTTAGCGAAAGAGGCCATTCCATTATTAAAAGAGCAGGAAGCATTAACACTTAGATATTACAAAAAAGATCTAAATTATCCAGGGTATGCAGGAGTTTGGATACGGCCTTCACTACAAAAGAAATATCCTGGAGCAGAAATGGACTTTAATTGGCACTATTTATTCCCCTCAACGCGTTTATCACAAGATTTTGAGTCGGGGCTGACTCGAAGGCACCACATAAACGAAGCGGCCATACAAAGAGCCGTGAAACGCTCGTCAAAAGATGCAGGGATAACTAAGAGCGTAACTTGTCACACGCTAAGGCATAGTTTCGCTACCCATCTATTAGAGTCTGGAGCTGATATCAGGACCGTACAAGAACAGCTAGGCCATAGCGATGTCAAAACCACTCAAATATATACACACGTATTAGAGAGAGGAGGATCTGGTGTAATCAGTCCTTTGTCGACGCTATAA
- a CDS encoding YkgJ family cysteine cluster protein gives MLIPTNTPSSSNVSCSNCQACCCRLEVMIISDTGVPEEFIARDQYGGETMMRLNDGWCAALDRDTLMCTIYENRPWICREFEMGSNECLDERVKFI, from the coding sequence ATGCTTATACCAACTAATACACCTTCTTCCTCAAATGTATCTTGCTCAAACTGCCAAGCTTGCTGCTGCCGCCTTGAAGTTATGATTATCTCGGATACTGGAGTGCCAGAAGAGTTCATCGCTCGTGATCAGTATGGTGGTGAAACAATGATGCGATTAAATGATGGTTGGTGTGCCGCTTTAGACAGAGACACTCTAATGTGCACAATTTATGAAAATCGTCCTTGGATATGCCGCGAATTTGAAATGGGTTCTAATGAGTGCTTAGACGAACGTGTTAAGTTCATATAG
- a CDS encoding GNAT family N-acetyltransferase, which produces MKIVYEIDVTKEQHEAIESLRNQAFPDHQANRSYYKQLPHMRALQYENNILVGYLGLDYRAIKVGDEVYNVLGIIDFCVAEQWRGKGIGSLMLSEVSSFAQGKAVDFIMLISELDEFYRKQGYSKVEGIHSWLRLHEHTNYGVAVEHIDELFIKSISGKQWANGHVDWLGYMY; this is translated from the coding sequence ATGAAGATCGTATACGAAATTGATGTAACGAAAGAACAGCATGAAGCTATAGAGTCTTTAAGAAACCAGGCGTTCCCAGATCACCAAGCTAATCGCTCCTACTACAAACAGCTACCTCATATGCGTGCTTTGCAATATGAAAACAACATACTCGTTGGTTATTTAGGGCTAGATTATCGCGCGATAAAAGTCGGTGATGAAGTATATAACGTCTTGGGTATCATTGATTTTTGCGTTGCCGAACAGTGGCGAGGTAAAGGTATTGGTTCACTGATGCTTTCTGAAGTATCATCGTTTGCACAAGGAAAGGCGGTCGATTTCATCATGCTTATCTCAGAGTTGGATGAATTTTACAGAAAACAAGGTTATAGCAAAGTTGAGGGTATCCATTCTTGGCTAAGGCTTCATGAGCACACAAATTATGGTGTTGCGGTAGAGCACATTGATGAACTGTTTATAAAGTCCATAAGTGGTAAGCAATGGGCAAATGGGCATGTCGACTGGCTGGGTTATATGTACTAA
- a CDS encoding VOC family protein: protein MNQHEKLNYVEFGAKDLESTKSFFSSVFGWEFVDYGPEYTAFSNQGLDGGFFKADCCNQTNTGGALLVFYSSDIEGTLKKVSQSGGEIIRPIFEFPGGCRFHFLEPSGNEFAVWSEARV from the coding sequence ATGAATCAGCATGAAAAACTTAATTATGTTGAGTTTGGCGCAAAGGATTTAGAGTCGACAAAATCATTCTTCTCTTCAGTTTTCGGTTGGGAGTTTGTCGACTACGGACCTGAATATACAGCTTTTTCAAATCAGGGATTAGACGGTGGTTTCTTCAAAGCTGATTGCTGCAACCAAACTAATACCGGTGGAGCACTTTTAGTATTCTACAGCTCTGACATTGAAGGTACTCTAAAGAAAGTCTCTCAAAGTGGTGGTGAAATCATTCGCCCTATATTCGAATTTCCTGGCGGTTGCCGGTTTCATTTTCTAGAACCAAGTGGTAATGAGTTCGCAGTTTGGTCGGAAGCCCGCGTATAA
- a CDS encoding GNAT family N-acetyltransferase, with protein MKLQQINKKQLNQLITGTTGKEIEFCNGSIPPNHVLNRSLQQAQKAGAEIWSLPYMMLFQDNVVGFCGFKYEPKAGEVEIGYNVAPKQQGRGLAKSAVNQLCDLAFGTGLVENVVALISSINVASLNVVKANNFVFTGIVVDDDNEELEKWVLNKASNA; from the coding sequence ATGAAACTACAGCAGATAAATAAGAAACAGCTGAATCAATTGATTACTGGAACAACAGGGAAAGAAATTGAGTTTTGTAATGGTTCTATTCCACCTAATCATGTGCTCAATCGTTCATTGCAACAAGCTCAAAAAGCTGGGGCTGAAATATGGTCACTACCTTATATGATGTTATTTCAAGATAATGTTGTTGGCTTTTGTGGCTTTAAATATGAGCCCAAAGCTGGTGAGGTGGAAATTGGATACAATGTTGCACCTAAGCAACAAGGTCGTGGGTTGGCAAAGTCTGCAGTTAACCAACTTTGCGATTTGGCGTTTGGAACAGGTTTGGTTGAAAACGTAGTTGCTTTGATTTCTTCAATCAATGTAGCTTCACTTAATGTTGTAAAAGCTAACAATTTCGTTTTTACAGGCATTGTCGTTGATGATGACAACGAAGAACTGGAAAAATGGGTGCTAAACAAAGCGTCCAATGCCTAA
- a CDS encoding GNAT family N-acetyltransferase, with the protein MLMFISRDLDVFQSEFDLSEASSELARGFESLVLADIAQCEINDVEYLRWIMVAVECGRPIGYCYFRHHIKKSVTYIGHIYVDKEARGKAIARKLLNMSLDFSFSLLPNQVEIHFTTKDVNSSKLVELFLRRAMKQKLIDKYFNIKATAFSSWLELGT; encoded by the coding sequence ATGTTGATGTTCATATCTAGAGACCTCGATGTTTTCCAATCAGAATTCGATTTATCTGAGGCTTCAAGTGAATTAGCTCGTGGCTTTGAGAGCTTAGTGTTAGCTGATATCGCACAGTGCGAGATTAATGATGTTGAGTATCTTCGTTGGATAATGGTTGCGGTAGAATGTGGGCGTCCTATTGGTTATTGTTATTTCAGGCATCATATCAAAAAATCAGTCACTTATATTGGTCACATCTATGTTGATAAAGAAGCAAGGGGAAAGGCCATTGCACGTAAGTTATTGAATATGAGCCTTGATTTTAGTTTTAGTCTTTTACCGAACCAAGTTGAGATCCACTTTACTACAAAGGATGTCAACTCAAGTAAGTTAGTTGAGTTGTTTCTTCGTCGTGCGATGAAGCAGAAGCTAATTGATAAATATTTTAATATCAAAGCTACAGCATTTTCATCCTGGCTTGAACTAGGCACATAA
- a CDS encoding IS1595 family transposase, producing MAKNLIQFQKGLSVHEFMRLYGTEEQCYQRLFNIRWPNGYICPNCHSTHHCQLQSRALYQCHSCHQQTSITSGTLLSNTKLPLTVWFLAIYLLTQAKNGVSALELSRHLGISYNASWRLKHKLMQAMKENDDKQPLDYIIQLDDAYWGGRTKGQKRGRGSPKKTPLVAAVALNEDYHPVYMRMSVVKRLEKAEITKWARKHVAPKTLAISDGLSCFDGLVKADIYHEVETKSTAEDLEELQDKYFHWVDTMLSNVKNSLHGTYHALRKKHLPRYLAEFCFRFNHRYRLEKMVSALLRAAVEAPPMPDRLLRLAESRW from the coding sequence ATGGCAAAGAATCTCATTCAATTTCAAAAAGGTCTCTCAGTACATGAATTTATGCGCCTGTATGGTACGGAAGAACAATGTTATCAGCGGCTGTTTAACATACGGTGGCCAAATGGATATATTTGTCCTAACTGCCACTCTACGCACCATTGCCAACTCCAATCCCGCGCACTCTATCAATGTCACTCCTGCCATCAGCAGACGTCTATCACTTCCGGAACCCTGCTGTCGAATACAAAGCTTCCTTTAACGGTCTGGTTTCTCGCCATTTACTTACTCACTCAAGCCAAAAACGGCGTGTCGGCGCTCGAACTCTCGCGGCACCTTGGGATTTCTTATAACGCGTCTTGGAGGCTTAAGCACAAACTGATGCAAGCCATGAAGGAAAATGATGATAAACAGCCGCTTGACTATATTATTCAGCTCGATGATGCGTATTGGGGCGGCAGAACAAAGGGACAGAAGCGAGGAAGAGGCTCACCAAAGAAAACACCGTTGGTCGCCGCGGTCGCCTTAAATGAAGATTACCATCCCGTTTATATGCGAATGAGTGTGGTGAAGCGCTTAGAGAAAGCGGAAATCACGAAGTGGGCCCGTAAGCATGTTGCGCCTAAAACCCTAGCGATATCAGACGGTTTGTCCTGTTTTGACGGGCTTGTGAAAGCCGATATTTATCATGAGGTTGAAACGAAAAGTACCGCCGAAGATTTAGAGGAGTTGCAAGACAAGTACTTTCATTGGGTAGATACCATGCTCAGTAACGTGAAGAACTCGCTACACGGGACTTATCATGCGCTGAGGAAGAAGCATTTACCCAGGTACTTGGCCGAATTTTGTTTTAGGTTTAATCATCGATACCGCTTAGAGAAAATGGTGAGTGCTTTGCTCAGAGCGGCTGTTGAGGCTCCTCCGATGCCAGACAGGTTGCTTAGACTAGCTGAAAGTCGGTGGTAA